The genomic window CCCTCGGCACGGAAGGGCTTTTGCAGCTCATGTCGAGAATGGAGCCCGTGGAACTGCGTGCCGGACATCAGCTGGTGGCGGCTGGCGCTCCCATTTCGCATCTCTGTTTCATCGAAACCGGTCTCGCATCGACGGTCGTTCATGACGATGGCGGCAAACGTATTGAAACCGTGCTCGTCGGGCGCGAGGGTATCACCGGCTGGCCGGTTCTTCTGGGTGCGGAAACCACACCGGACGAAACGGTCATGAGGGTGGGTGGTCGTGGCTTTCTCATTCCGGCTTTGGATGTACAGAGGCAATTGGAAAAGGACGCGCGCCTGCGTGAGCTTTTGCTGGGCTACATCAATATCTGCATGCTTCAGGTGGGCCAGCTTGTGCTGGCAAACGGGCAATACAGTCTGCGGGAGAGGCTCGCGCGCTGGTTGCTGATGTGTCATGACCGGCTCGACACCGATGATCTGCCCATCACCCATGAGTTTCTCTCCACTGTTCTTGGGGTGCGGCGGCCGGGCATTACCAACGAGCTGCATGTTCTCGAAGGCATCCACGCCATCCGTGCCAGCCGCGGAAACGTCCGGATCATCAATCGCGCCATATTGGAAGACGTCGCAGGCATGACCTATGGCGTCCCGGAAAAAGAATATGAAAGACTGATGACGCGTATGCAGACGGATGTTGCCAGGCCATCACTCTTTTCTGTCTAGCGCGTCGGCGAAGCGGACGACTTTCAGCACTTCCTGCTGCCTGTCGCGGATAATGATGCACCCCTCGGAAATGTCACGCCCTTGCAGGATCGCTTCGCTCATCAAGGCGCGCGCGTCCTTGAAGGCCTCTTCAATCGCCCGGTCCAGCGAGGGCAGGTCGCTCCCCTCGAGGTCATCAAGGGCGTTTTTGCCGCTGATCACGGTGAAGAAAAATCTCGGCATGGCAGTATTCCCAGGAATGACATGGTCGCCGCTGACACATGACGCGGCTTGTCCTAGCCAAACTGCCGCAGATATTGGGCCTGTTTCTCAAGCCGCGTGGCAAGTTCGGAAATGCTCATATTCGTCGCGCATAAATTGATCGCGCATTCCAGGAATTGCAGCGACGAGCGCCTGAGAAAATCCTGTTGCTGCTCATATGCAATTCTGGAGATGCGATCGGATTTTCCGGATTTGTCGGTCATCGTCTGCTCCCTCGGATCGGATGTCTGGCTCGCCTAACCGGGAGAGAGCACATTTGTTTCGAAAAAATCCCCTGCTGGCCTGCGATCTTTGCGGAACATTGCCGCAGCAAAGTGGTTGGGAAGCGTCAAAATCCTATCGGAGGCAATGATGACCAATAATTCTCCACGAGATGGCGCTCCTGGCACCACCGAACAATCACCGCGCTGGGAGGGGCCCGAGGAAAGCCGACCCAGAGGTTACATGAAACCCAAGGACGATCCCGAGCACGATCGGGACGCCGTTGGTGAAAACCTCAAAGACCCGCGGAAGAAGCGTGTTTCCGATGCGATGAAAACCCGCGACGACCAATAGGTGCGGCGGCTCATCCGCTGCACCCAACGACAGGAGGAATAGATGTCCACCTCGACGAAAACACCGGCAAGCATCCGGCAGGGCGGGCCGGGGTCCTCTCATGAAAACGCAAAGGCGCCTTTGAAAATCAAGAAACCTGCGGCGGACAACGACAAGCGTTCGAAAAGCAAGGTCTCCGGGGGAGGAGGTGAGCGTGACAGTCACCACACCCATGACCCCGAACGAAAATAATGATCCTTCGGGAGAAGAACGATGAAAAAGGCAAAAAAGAAAAAGAAATGGTCGCAGAAGGTGACCAAGGAAAGCGATGCGCTTGATCTTGAGAAAGACGTGTTCACTCAAAACGATCCCTCGCAGATCGCCCATTCCCTGAAAGCCTCGGCGGAACAATCCACCAGACGCAAGACCAATCCTTTCCGGTCTGCGATGTCGATGCTGGTGTTTTACATCAACCGGGCTGGCCGGACGTTGCCCGAAAAACGCAAGGAAGTGCTGGAAGACGCGAAGGATGAGCTTCGCAAGGAATTCGGCAAGTCGCGATAGGGGCGTGCTCGCGTGCTGTTCACCCTTCGAACCGTTCGGCAGGGGATAATATGCAATTTGTCTTGACTACGATTAAATTGCACGTAAGAGTTGATGCAGTCGTAACATGAATGGGGAAGTGTTATGAGTCGCAAGTTTCTCTCGGAATTTTTGGGTACTTTTTGGCTCGTGTTCGGAGGTTGCGGCAGTGCGGTTTTTGCCGCCGCTTTTCCTGAACTCGGCATTGGCTTCCTTGGTGTGGCTTTCGCTTTTGGCTTGACGGTTCTGACCATGGCCTATGCGGTTGGCGGCATTTCCGGCGGTCAC from Agrobacterium tumefaciens includes these protein-coding regions:
- a CDS encoding Crp/Fnr family transcriptional regulator — protein: MLGSNFVVYNRLLKTLGTEGLLQLMSRMEPVELRAGHQLVAAGAPISHLCFIETGLASTVVHDDGGKRIETVLVGREGITGWPVLLGAETTPDETVMRVGGRGFLIPALDVQRQLEKDARLRELLLGYINICMLQVGQLVLANGQYSLRERLARWLLMCHDRLDTDDLPITHEFLSTVLGVRRPGITNELHVLEGIHAIRASRGNVRIINRAILEDVAGMTYGVPEKEYERLMTRMQTDVARPSLFSV
- a CDS encoding DUF6894 family protein produces the protein MPRFFFTVISGKNALDDLEGSDLPSLDRAIEEAFKDARALMSEAILQGRDISEGCIIIRDRQQEVLKVVRFADALDRKE
- a CDS encoding DUF3175 domain-containing protein, translated to MKKAKKKKKWSQKVTKESDALDLEKDVFTQNDPSQIAHSLKASAEQSTRRKTNPFRSAMSMLVFYINRAGRTLPEKRKEVLEDAKDELRKEFGKSR